The segment TGTTTTTACTGCTTTCATCCTCTCAGGTCTCATCTAAGTGTCGAATTATGAAGTAAGCGATAAAACGACGAtgacattcattcattttgttcGAAATAGCGACTGTTGGAACCCTGCTCGATAAATGCTGTTATACCGCCAGTATAGTGCTCAATGGAATATTACGTCTCCAATGAAAAGCTCAATCTGCAAATGAATCATTCcacactctaaaatatttttccgTATAAGTTGATTGGTTTGATCTAACGTTTGATAGAAGATTCCTTTTAAattgtacaaactcagattttgagcaGAAAATCTGTTCTATTTGGGCTGCTTGCTACCAATTAATCTACTTTTGAATTCCTCGTACGGATTATTTCAGGTTTTGAACTTGAGTTTATGCACTTTGTAAAGATTTCAAGTAATTTCAACTATTTATATGGTCAGCTAGTGAAACATAAAATTCAAATACGATTGAAAGTAGGCTGAAAAGAACCTTTCACAGGTATATTTGTTACGGAATTTATCAGAAGTATGAGACTACACGGTTTTACAGTTTTCGATTAAGACACTATGAATGAGTAACAAATTGAAGACGATGCAAAGTTATAGTAGTAAGTAGAATTTCGTGAAAACAGGGTTTTATCGAAAACTTGGAAAACCCTCTTGatatagggttgccaagtctgaaaattacaaaaaccggccggtcggtcccgtcttcaaaaaaaatgcggggggggggggggggggttaagtcaggtcactgtggaatttttgtatttatagcatattagaggattttcCTGAAATGTATAAATGCTAGTCGCCGGTAGCATATAACCgttgacagtttcccgtgtaaataGGATGATGAGCAGTCAGTGGAGACGAACGGCAGGACATCACAGTCGCAACCACACCAAACATTGAATGGAATATTGGAGGTAGTAACAacctgcttctggcgctagtggacaatttaatgtatattaccgccagaagcaaggtattgCCACTGcgaaactagctatcttcaatgatccactgctcaggattattaataaatttatcagaaaatttaaaaaatcaggtaaaaagtacaaatccggcttcatatgtcggcaaatcggcctttttgccggattgaccggccaccggctttgtaagtgaaaaaccggtcgggccggccaaaaaccggccacttggcaaccctatcttGATAGTTCCTATTTACTTCAAGTGATTTTGTTCATAGTTTTAGCACTTTACAATTGCTCAAATACTGCAGCCACCAAAGATTCATAATTCAACGTAATCGTTTAggtacacataaaaaataatagTTCTCAACTCCTTCACTTGTGTTACATGCGGCGTGCGTCATCTCATCCGGACTATCACAACAAATTCGTATAGCTTAGCTTCTTTGGGGATCTTCACAAGATTCGAATGGATTATTTTGCTTAGTTTATGTAACTAGGATCCTGAATGAGAATTCGGTAGTTGATTCACAAGGATGTATAACTCAGTAAAGAAGTCGTCTAAACTGAAGAATAGGAATTCTCGCTGAAAGTAATTCTGAAAGCTAGATTCCCGATGTGCATAAGAGATGTGGTAAGAGCAATGTGATCCTCGAAACCATTGGACGACTGACAAATTTTGTTTGACGttacgaaattaaaaatataaagaTTTCGAAGCCTGAAGCGAAAATAGGTATTTCTGTTTCCCAAACGCAAATCCCAAACAAATTACGGCAAATTTGCTGTTACAAATTAGATTTCTGAAAGCAATAATACTGGTTTCTTAGTATAAAGACTGTATTCGAAAAATATTGGACAGTAAAAATTGGAAATTTAGTAAAAATGGCTAAAAGGAGCTAACTTTCATCAACATTACGCTGGCATATTCATGTTGATGGCATCTTAGCATATGTGGAAAAGAAACAGCAGATCACTGGGTACGTTTTCCTCCACAGTGTTGGCAGCGGATTTATCTGTCAAGACTGTGGGTTAAGTAGGCTTAATGATTGAGTGTTGAGTGACTTTGGAACAAGAAAAAGTGCGCTTCTCAAAGATGGATTAGTAAACAGCTTGGAATCGCACATTCAACCGTGTGGTTGGTAGTTAACCTAGCGTCGATTCTGGATCTGGCAAAAAAGGCGAAAGCTTCAGTTTGTTttgtgcaaaaaaataaaatgacgCGTTCTGGACTACACATGTACATAGTTTAGAAGGCACCGAACAAGGGTGACAAACAGAATACGATGGTCAAAACTGTTCTGCTTTGTGACACATAATGAAACCTATATCAAGGTTGACATCAAATGCGGGACAGAAATACTGCATAGCCACCTCTAAGCTTGTAGTTTCCGAGAGTGTATAGAATAAGAAGCTCTCGAGTATCGCCCAAAAATTCTTGTCTGGTAAGCGATCTGTGAATGTAAAAAATGAGTCAGCCATTTACCACATCAGGGACCGTCAACGGACAAATCTACAAGAACGAATGCCTCCAAAAGTGACTTCCGCTCTTCTTGATTTCTCACAaaatcccgatactgttttgactGGATTTGGCACTCTGCCACTGTGTCCGATCTGTAAAGCCCTATAAGATGATGTATGACAATCAAGCTTGTCGCCTAGTTAGTTTCGACCTACGATGATGGTCCagcaagtcagtcgtcgtatgttcgaatctcgtctGGGCGGTGCTGCTGAAGTTAGTAGGATcgctgcactagccccgtaatagatcattgaaaatagttaattttgaagcgacaacagcttgcttctgCAACACTGTTGCTCAATAACTAAGCCAGCATTCCGGAACTTTTAAAAGAATGCGTTGattacagttttttttaaagCACGTGCTTTTGCCTCACTAATAATAGCGAACATTCGGCGTTGGAAACTACTAGCGATTTATGATAAAGAATAAACTCCCTAAGAACCTATCTTCTCGAAATCAGATGAAAATTGCACAGGTTTTTACAAGAATGAGATGACGCAGCTTGTATTCAAATGTAACAAAAAGAATTCTCACTTCCTACATAGCACATTCCACTGATTGGCTGGTTTTGAATTTGATAGTGGtatacttttttttttgaaaaaacaacCTAGACAAGAACTACCTAAATGACTTCTATCGGTATTTCGCTCAACTACTTTAGCCCCATCGCGATGCCAGTGAATATAATGATCTGAGCAGTTCCAGAGCCCTTGTGTCCGAGTGGTGGTTCGAGTAACTGTTGTTGGATTCCGCAACAAACTCTTCTGCTGTTCCTAAACTCTTTTGTACCCGATTGCTAGTAGTGACTCTCGTTCGGAAGGCTCTTTGTAGCACTGGAGTGGTATGTTCAACTGGTGGTCTATTAGTTACAACAGTAGAAATAACAGTTGTCGTTGGTATGTCGGTCGTAGTCAGTGCCGCTGTTGTAGTTTCATAATCGATTGTCGTCGTCGGGAGGCTAGTTGTTGTGTATTGATCTGGAAAGAAACTTGTTGATGTGACAGAATCCGATTCATCACTGTTGAATCGTTGCTCGATGAATTTTGTAGATGCTTCAAAAGACAAATCAAGGTTTGTGGACTTGGTATCTTCATATGCTAATGTAGTTGTTTCGAGATTCTCCAATTGTTTCGACTCTCTGCCTGCTGTTGTACCAATAAATTTTTCAAACTGCAAATTCTGATACGTGGTTAGCGGAAGTGTTGTTGTAGTCCTAGTGGATGTTTTATTAAGATCTCTTCTCTTATGCGATGCGGAGGTAACAATTCTTATTTCACTGCTATCATTCTCTGTACTATCCATGTTAATGAGTGCATTAAGCAATGCTCTTCTGGATTCTTCTACGGTTTTATTATAGTCGTCGTCACAAGTTTGAATCAGGAGTAGAATCAGTCTTCGGACAGATTTGTTTGTTTCTGCCGTTTTCATTACATTCATCAAATGGTCTGCTTCAGAATCATTCAGATCACCGAACATTTGGTTCGCCTTTCGCTGCATAGTCTCTATCAGTTCATTTGATTCTTCGTTACCTACCTTACTTTGGATATTACTTTTCCCGTGTCTTGTggaaaaattatttgtaatacTACCAGAAGACGGGGTGGTAGAAGCAACTATGGACCTCGTAGAGGTTTTTTGGTTTCTTGGAAGATAAGTATGGGCATTCAATATAGTTGTTTTCTCTTCCTCTTGGGAATGCATTAACCCGTCATTAATAGTAAGTGGATCAAGAAATACAGTATACGAAAGAGTTGTTTTTGAGTTAGGAGTTATTTTACCTACATCTGGAATAGATGACGTAGCATAGTTTGGAAAGAGAGTTGTAACTTCAACTTGGTTGTCACTGGGAAATTTTCTTGTGATATAATGGCCTTTAAGAGCATTTGGCGTAGAGGTCATTGTGGCATTAAAACTTGCAGTAATATTTTTGCCACTTGTCTGCAGTTCTTTCTCCAAATTTAGAAAGCTGTATATAGTTTTAGCTTGTTTGCTTGTATCAATTTGATTACGATTTGCGACTATCGATTGACTTTGAGCTCGCTGTAATTGTTCGTCATCTTCTAACAAATCATGATCTGGGGGCTGAAAAATTGAGCTAGGTTGCCTAAGCTTTTGATTGTGTGGTGGAAGTAAATCGAAATAAACCGTTGGAGTGGAGTCAGTTGTCGTTGTTACAACGGCAATATCTTGTCCCCAACGAAGTGGAACAGCTTGAGTGTCAGAGAGTGCAGTGGGGTATGTGTCTGTAATTGGTGTGCTATTGGCTGGTTTGACATCTTTGCCATATGGATCCGGAGTGGAATGTTTTTTGAATTGTTCATGCAATGGAAAATAGCTGGAACTGCCGGTTTTTTCATCCGTATCCTCAATACTTTCTACAACTTTGAATGCTGGTGGTTTCAAAGTTCCCAATTCTTCATTTACTTCATCAGCCAACTCGTTTTTATTGTCCGTTTTAAGAGTCGATTCTAGCGCTTTAGGTTGGCGTTCTTTATAATTAAGCGCATTTTTTTCCAGACTGTCAGATATAAGATTAGAAACTGAAGGTCTCTTTTTGCTGTCACCAAGTTTAGATGTCATTGCAGGTTGTATCCCCAACGTAGATGTTGTTGTAAATGGAGTCTCTGTTGTAGTTTCAGCACTGGTGGTGTGTGCTTCCGTTTTAGCTGTCGTTGATGGTACGAAATCTGAGAAATCAAGAACTTCTAAATCATCCGTCACAGCTGTCCGTGGCGAAGGGGTGGCTTGCTGTTGCGAGGAATAGTATCCAGCTTCATCAGTAAATATATCTTCGTTCTGGTTAATTCTATTATCGATCTGATTAGAAAATCCGGAGTAGACAGGTTCTTTGGGTCTTATTTCCGATAGAATGCGACGAAAAGATTCAGGATCTTGCAAATATGCTGACAGCGCATGTGTAAAAACCTGTGCCAATTCTCGAATTTGAGGCGAGCCGGAGGCACCAAATATTGGATGCCTAGAAAATTGCCCCTCTAaatcattattattatcatcTTCAATGCGTGTTTCGAATTCTAAACTCTCTGTGGTTGTGCTAGGATCTTTAACATCGAATAATTGCTGATATTTGTCAATAGTTTTTTGACTGAATAGTTTCGCACTCACAGGATTACGATTATTGTCCGTTTCCACACGTTCTGTTTGATGATGTGTAGTGACAGGGGTAGTGACAGTTGCTGCCGTATTATTTTCCGAATCGTTCGCGAAATAAAGAGCTAGCGAGTGCAGTGCGTTTGGTCCAGAAGATGGTGGGACTTC is part of the Sabethes cyaneus chromosome 2, idSabCyanKW18_F2, whole genome shotgun sequence genome and harbors:
- the LOC128735825 gene encoding mucin-3A translates to MREKDSVPHSRSTSCCESITHRNQLLPVPSSESALPHLTFYYQNTHGLRSKISDFALEVCDSPYDCIVLTESWLDSQINSAELFGTEYTVYRCDRTSKNSTKARGGGVVIAVRRSLSSALLVEAMDESLEQLWVTMNINDSKVVIGAIYIPPNLRNEVDILDRHILSLERAVNSMDINDDLLLFGDYNRPGLSWSAHPQAGYLFVDALRSSMNAGSACLLDGMALHSMYQINNVCNQNGRFLDLIFANQQALSACSVTTALVSLSNIDIHHPPLIVTFNRPIKAHFIEEFDSNSFDFRRGNYDAINSALREFDWATIHACSDRITTPARILAARTGATQFQEYTDKEVNDEQQQKRFQKRLILDSANVDFENYQGVVGRPGIDFPILTGIPNTNFNCRQYGNGYFADLDTKCQAFHICDEGKKISFLCPNGTIFRQLDLICDWWFKVDCAAAPNHYAESSEMLTQAQRARIQSKHPIPQPIKSPEQFSLNVQRKHALLNNPFGPNYDAITFNRRMDTSIEQSDESIDFVDISLKRNNVRRTNKNSKSERSSSEESQTAAETASFFRTGKNLDGYSYPSPMKIIEGAGSHGYSYDKPIKFIDKNDKREEQSRSAKVLNNNGDTFGSKNSFNFNAKPFITKTTDSPPTSTTTRQQTIKATTATSGNRGSTTHQTSTLNQKAAERKPQMSFEPRSSKIPQTPPQDNLNFPAYTTARKPNTKAKDKPFYTPTIPTILNRALPESTTPVIPTAASQSGAVEHAIEMMKTLQKLEMSEAALESRPGVEVPPSSGPNALHSLALYFANDSENNTAATVTTPVTTHHQTERVETDNNRNPVSAKLFSQKTIDKYQQLFDVKDPSTTTESLEFETRIEDDNNNDLEGQFSRHPIFGASGSPQIRELAQVFTHALSAYLQDPESFRRILSEIRPKEPVYSGFSNQIDNRINQNEDIFTDEAGYYSSQQQATPSPRTAVTDDLEVLDFSDFVPSTTAKTEAHTTSAETTTETPFTTTSTLGIQPAMTSKLGDSKKRPSVSNLISDSLEKNALNYKERQPKALESTLKTDNKNELADEVNEELGTLKPPAFKVVESIEDTDEKTGSSSYFPLHEQFKKHSTPDPYGKDVKPANSTPITDTYPTALSDTQAVPLRWGQDIAVVTTTTDSTPTVYFDLLPPHNQKLRQPSSIFQPPDHDLLEDDEQLQRAQSQSIVANRNQIDTSKQAKTIYSFLNLEKELQTSGKNITASFNATMTSTPNALKGHYITRKFPSDNQVEVTTLFPNYATSSIPDVGKITPNSKTTLSYTVFLDPLTINDGLMHSQEEEKTTILNAHTYLPRNQKTSTRSIVASTTPSSGSITNNFSTRHGKSNIQSKVGNEESNELIETMQRKANQMFGDLNDSEADHLMNVMKTAETNKSVRRLILLLIQTCDDDYNKTVEESRRALLNALINMDSTENDSSEIRIVTSASHKRRDLNKTSTRTTTTLPLTTYQNLQFEKFIGTTAGRESKQLENLETTTLAYEDTKSTNLDLSFEASTKFIEQRFNSDESDSVTSTSFFPDQYTTTSLPTTTIDYETTTAALTTTDIPTTTVISTVVTNRPPVEHTTPVLQRAFRTRVTTSNRVQKSLGTAEEFVAESNNSYSNHHSDTRALELLRSLYSLASRWG